One genomic window of Magnolia sinica isolate HGM2019 chromosome 3, MsV1, whole genome shotgun sequence includes the following:
- the LOC131239863 gene encoding uncharacterized protein LOC131239863, which produces MLEARPFFRPPSKIHAPPRGESVAPKKKKQKASSKAKGKVDPYPVVLEVEGEGMEVETSSGAVGTVVPENIAPAEVQGASELPVEARASGRGEGRSEAREPLPDHGGDPHLGRPTYGRGGVRQLVRLSHGNDCCSCVDEPSWIRPMCIEGVRRVYSDA; this is translated from the exons ATGCTTGAAGCTCGGCCCTTCTTCCGTCCTCCTTCCAAGATTCATGCACCCCCTCGAGGTGAATCGGTGGCgccgaagaagaagaaacaaaaggCCTCCTCTAAGGCCAAGGGGAAGGTCGACCCTTACCCGGTCGTCCTAGAGGTCGAGGGAGAGGGCATGGAGGTGGAGACCTCCTCTGGAGCAGTGGGAACAGTCGTTCCAGAAAACATCGCCCCCGCCGAGGTTCAAGGGGCTTCTGAGCTTCCTGTCGAGGCTCGAGCTTCGGGCAGGGGGGAAGGCCGAAGTGAGGCGAGGGAGCCTCTGCCAGACCATGGAGGAGATCCTCACCTGGGCAGACCAACATACGGTCGAGGAGGAGTACGTCAGCTTGTTCGACTCTCCCACGGAAACGACTGTTGCTCATGTGTCGACGAGCCTTCTTGGA TTCGCCCCATGTGTATTGAAGGCGTGCGCCGAGTTTACTCGGATGCATGA